Sequence from the Argentina anserina chromosome 7, drPotAnse1.1, whole genome shotgun sequence genome:
TACATGCTAACTACTTGTCAAATGTGACAGGACATGGTAACTTACTTTAAGCGACGGATATCTATGGAGTATCTGCGACTTTCGTCTAAGCGAAGCAGTACCAATAATGCTACCAGCCGGTAGTTCTCCTAGCGAAGAAGCAGTTAAGCATATAAATGCATCTCGAACGTCCTCTCGTGGGAGATTGCAGGGCAAAATGGTCTTGTCGGGTAACAAAGTAGGTACATCTTTCATGGAGTGTACAGCAATGTCAATGTCACCATTTATCAATGCCTCATCAATCTCCTTGGTGAACAACCCCTTGCCGCCGATATCGGCCAGTGGTTGGCTCAGTATCTTATCACCAGTAGTTTTGATAATCACAATTTCAATTGCCCCCTCTTCAGCCAAGTGGGGATGTGATGCAATGagcttttcttttgtttgataaGCTTGAGCAAGAGCTAGTGGGCTATCCTATACAggaaaagagtatgaaaacaaaaaccatGACATGGGTTCGTACCAAGTTCTGAACTTTGAAGCAAAATGAAGACAGAAGTGAAGCAAAACCAAAGTACCTTCCTCTGGTGCCAATTTTGATAAGAGCGACTTTGGAATTATGGGTCTGCTGCTCAACTGCTACAGAGGCTCTGGCGACATGAGTGTGTTTTCTGATGCAGCTGGGAAAAGCCAAAGTCCGGGGAGTCTTGAGAGATGCGCGGGCAAAGTTGACAGGACATAAAGGGAGAGATGAGGAACTGGAACAGGTGGAGGCAGAAGCATACAGGGCTCCCATGGCATGAGAGAAAGATTGGATCTTTGAgtgtttgagagagagaaaaagagaggagaTAGAGATTGGGATCGAGATGGGTTTGTGTAAAAACACAGAAATGGGTTGTTTTGTTGACGGAGATAGGATAATGGGATTTCTTTTTCGTTTCCTCTCACTACCACGCTGGCGTCTCAACTCCTTCCACTTTTCCAGACCCCCACCCAAAGtctctcttttattttcacttaaaagttaaaaataaGGTTTTGAGGCGCCGTAATAGTATAGTCGAGTAAAGAGTAAAGACTTAGGAAGCTTTTGCTTATCTCTTGAAAACGTCCCCGTGACTTTTAAGAAAAGTAAGATGTGTGTGTCTTTACCAAACACCCAAAACTCCTCATCTTATAAGAGAAGGAGCTTATAAGCCCCGCCAAACGCGACCTTAAGGTTATTAAAAATAAGCTCCAAAAATAAGAACCAGAACTCATCCGCTAGATAAATCTAACTTTTTTAGAGCCGTAACTACTTTACGCATGAGGGATTGACCCATGAAGAAAAACCAATTTTTAGGACTGTTGGGCCCATCAAGAGCACCATGAGAGCTCTAGAGATAAGCCCAGACTTGGGCTGATGGAACTTGCCCCAGCGTGAGCCCATATCTGAGAGACCCAAGCCTAAAAAAAACCCTTGACCAATGGTTGTCCACTTAGACTTTGACGCCCGCTTCGACGCTGACGACCACCCAATGATCTTCAGTCTCATTGCCGATGCTTCCCTAGCCCAAACCAGTCTCTAAACAACAAGCAAAATATGCGACACTGCCAGGAAAACTAATTTAACACCGACGCCGAGAATCTCCCAACCACCATTGAAATCTGGGCGATAAGATGCAACACACAAAGACTAGAAGGAGGATACAATAGCACCATCCTTCCAACGCTCTCCTATACCGCTACCAACAAGGCCAACCATGGTGATCAATCATAGACACACAAAGGCATATAAGAATTGAAAAATTCACGTCCTTTTAGAGAGGAGAATGTGGAAAGTTGAGAATGAGATTGAGAGAAAATAATGTCTTTTGCATAATTGAGATTTCTCATAGGGCATGCCAAGATATATGGTCAGCCCAACGTGCAGAAACGTGGGGAAAGTATGTCCCTTCGACTCGGAAGTGGATAAAACAATCTTTTTGGGTTTTGGCTTTGGAAGACCATGAGATTAACAAAATGACTAGAAAATGAGGGACATGCATCGAGAAATTATTggtttataactttatatacGTTAGATCATATTATAAAATATCTACACTGTATGGGACATGTAAGCTCAATGTTTTAGTATATGATTTGATTGCAGTAATTAAGTGGAAGAAGTTCATTTGCACTCATGCATCTAATTATTGCCAATTATATGTTTTTGGTTAGTAACTTATTTGAGAAACATAGTGAAGATTAAGGGTCGGCAatgggcccggcccggccatGGCCCGGCCAATTACCAATGGACTCAAGCCGGGCTTTCTAATAAGACCAAGACCCACGAGCTTACGGGCTACCCATAGGCTCGGGTCTTATGGACTTTTTGAATGAGCCGGGCTGGGCcttttatatttatgtgtaatatatatttattaagaaaaaattagGATGTGGTACTTATTGAGCtaaatatagtacaaaatataaaaaaatatataatttaattaattggcATATTTGACAAATAATTACATATAAAACTATTAGTTTAAAAAACAAATGGGCTTCGAGCAGGCTTTTGGGTGGCCTATTTAGTGCCGGGCTGGGCTTTGGCCTTAAGGGCTCCAATGGGCTGGGCCTTAGACCACGCCTAGGCTTTAAACCCTCGGCCTCTACCCAGCCTTATGCTAATTAGGCCGAGCTTTGATTGGCTTTTGACCAATCCATCTAACGGATTTTAGGCCCGCGGGCCAAATGATGACTCTACTTAACATTAACCTAAAAAGGTTGGACCCTACTAAGCCTAAACTCACCCTTATAGATTCCTTGTTCTTGTGTGTACGAGGTAATGAGTATTTCGAGAAGACTAGTGAAAAGAAGTGTAGGTTTTGTTGAGTTGAGAATGGATTGGAAGAGCCTAGAGTGAAGAGCCGTTTTTACTCACATTTCACACTATAACATTAAGTTGTTCGTTGAGACCGGCGTCTGGTGCCTTAAACCCATCTAGGGATTGGGGCATGACATGAATATGGTCACCACTTCATCTAATCAAGCAGAGATCATGCTCTCCATAAAgctgtgtgtgagtgtgtatGGTTAAGGTCCATCATCATACATATGCAGAGTAGATGTGGTTTAAGGTTCATCACACATATGGATGAACCAACACTCCCCCTGAAGACAATGCATCTTGTATCAAGCAAATGAATCAAGCTCAAATTAAGGGAGGCAACACCAATCATATCTCGCTGTGGTTCTTCTATAATAAGCAACAACAAGAATTCCTGAAGATCCAAGTGAAGCAAACTTATTCAGAAGATTCCATGGTAGACTTGTTCATGAAGTCGCTTCTGAAGTCC
This genomic interval carries:
- the LOC126803246 gene encoding porphobilinogen deaminase, chloroplastic; translated protein: MGALYASASTCSSSSSLPLCPVNFARASLKTPRTLAFPSCIRKHTHVARASVAVEQQTHNSKVALIKIGTRGSPLALAQAYQTKEKLIASHPHLAEEGAIEIVIIKTTGDKILSQPLADIGGKGLFTKEIDEALINGDIDIAVHSMKDVPTLLPDKTILPCNLPREDVRDAFICLTASSLGELPAGSIIGTASLRRKSQILHRYPSLKVEENFRGNVQTRLKKLNEKVVEATLLALAGLKRLNMTENVTSVLSLDEMLPAVAQGAIGIACRSNDDKMAEYIDKLNHEETRLAVACERAFLLTLDGSCRTPIAGYASKDADGNCIFKGLVASPDGTRVLETSRKGLYAYKEMMEIGKDAGQELLKLAGPGFFGC